A part of Desulfuribacillus stibiiarsenatis genomic DNA contains:
- a CDS encoding ATP-binding protein, with protein MFKSIRWKLMVVYLLMIVFAMQLISLYFMKSLENYHLQNHTENIQSQSNVLADFLERYFVAGIQNDRRELDTLVRDFAKQTRAEIQIIDREGVIVSDSVNPQFVGQKSVQVEVTRALLGSRGEAIRMDADSGQRKKILATPIKTNYDVVGVVYIQSSLEPIYKTLKEINTLVTTAMIFVLGITSVLVIVLARTITTPLMEVTKKASDMAEGNFDQEVKVTSDDEIGKLGTAFNQLTYRLRDALDENAKEKNRLQAVLDHMSDGVIAADADGKILIINPMAQKMIGITEEQAMIKNILDVLEIQEFKKDWLHLKKKHTFETIIEHQELMYQLHVSPLKTDEAKDYGILMILHDITEREQLEQQRREFVANVSHELRTPLTTIRSYTEALVEGADADPELRGRFTEVIQNETERMIRLVNDLLELSKLDSRTIQWKFSKIDVNVVIEDVLDRFYMQLKNKGIQGILDLTEKPAYAIIDRDRVDQVLNNLLSNAIKYTGNGGSITIKSEEVIDQGRKCIKISVKDTGTGIAPKDIDRIFERFYTVDKARSREMGGTGLGLAISKEIIKAHQGDIQISSEINQGTTLSFTLPVERGGL; from the coding sequence TTTAAAAGTATCCGTTGGAAGCTGATGGTTGTATATTTGCTGATGATTGTATTCGCAATGCAACTCATCAGCTTATATTTTATGAAGTCTTTAGAGAACTATCATCTGCAGAATCATACAGAGAACATCCAATCTCAGTCAAATGTTTTGGCAGATTTTTTGGAGCGTTATTTTGTCGCTGGAATTCAGAACGATAGAAGAGAACTTGATACTCTTGTTAGGGACTTCGCAAAACAGACCCGTGCTGAGATTCAAATCATTGACAGAGAGGGTGTTATCGTCAGTGACTCTGTCAATCCGCAATTCGTCGGACAAAAGAGTGTACAAGTAGAGGTCACTCGCGCGCTTCTTGGGTCGCGAGGAGAGGCGATTCGCATGGACGCGGATTCAGGACAGCGTAAAAAGATTTTAGCTACACCAATCAAAACCAATTACGATGTCGTAGGCGTAGTATATATCCAATCGTCCTTAGAACCGATTTATAAGACGCTAAAAGAAATTAATACGCTAGTCACCACAGCCATGATATTCGTGTTAGGAATTACATCAGTTTTGGTAATAGTCCTTGCAAGAACAATAACGACACCACTGATGGAAGTGACGAAAAAAGCTTCGGACATGGCAGAGGGGAATTTTGATCAAGAGGTGAAGGTTACCAGTGATGATGAAATCGGAAAACTTGGGACAGCCTTCAATCAACTGACGTATCGATTAAGAGACGCCCTCGATGAGAATGCCAAAGAAAAGAATCGTTTACAAGCGGTACTTGATCACATGAGTGACGGGGTGATTGCTGCTGACGCAGACGGAAAAATTCTTATTATCAACCCAATGGCCCAAAAAATGATTGGCATTACAGAAGAGCAGGCAATGATTAAGAACATTTTAGATGTACTAGAAATTCAAGAGTTTAAGAAAGATTGGCTACATCTGAAGAAGAAGCATACCTTTGAAACCATTATAGAACACCAAGAACTTATGTACCAATTGCATGTAAGCCCTTTGAAGACTGACGAAGCAAAAGATTATGGGATTTTGATGATTCTTCACGATATCACGGAACGTGAACAACTGGAGCAACAGAGAAGAGAGTTCGTAGCAAACGTGTCACATGAACTTCGCACGCCACTGACTACGATTCGAAGCTATACAGAAGCTCTTGTTGAAGGAGCAGATGCAGACCCTGAATTGCGCGGGAGATTCACCGAAGTCATTCAAAACGAGACGGAGCGAATGATTCGCTTAGTGAACGACTTGTTGGAACTGTCCAAATTAGATTCAAGAACGATTCAATGGAAATTCTCTAAAATCGATGTCAATGTGGTAATCGAAGATGTATTGGATCGCTTTTATATGCAATTGAAGAATAAAGGGATTCAAGGGATTCTAGATCTAACAGAGAAGCCTGCCTATGCTATCATTGATCGTGATCGCGTTGACCAAGTGCTTAATAACTTACTGTCGAATGCGATTAAGTACACAGGCAACGGCGGTAGTATCACAATTAAGAGTGAAGAAGTCATCGATCAGGGTCGAAAATGTATCAAAATCAGTGTGAAGGATACAGGGACAGGAATTGCGCCGAAGGACATTGATAGGATTTTTGAGAGATTTTATACTGTTGATAAAGCACGTTCCCGAGAAATGGGTGGAACAGGGTTAGGGCTAGCGATTTCTAAAGAAATCATTAAGGCTCATCAAGGAGATATCCAAATTTCCAGTGAGATCAATCAAGGGACGACCCTTAGCTTTACATTACCGGTAGAGCGAGGAGGGCTGTAA
- the yycH gene encoding two-component system activity regulator YycH, translating into MLERMKTVILTTLVITSLMLSAILSYVSPEYSPLVYTEEPSKNQDFNYVYVDETLIPREIRAFSGQEKNTIYPMSQDFNEIYQSIQKLTVTNIETTTVVDLTKHGKRVQLSFYKAVPYELLSHLLDIEVSDIRKIEGNIVRATLYIDAKTDQLKCLLEGDRNYLASIHGNKGQLNEVIQQIINITKVEMLPLVEIELLSIQPREYSNLLFEDLTQVRQILEKDKSIIYTDGNRGLRVNIDSNTMEYTDPSAEDDFQQLSTKDMLLESVYFLNEYQSWAGEYIIANIDAISKSRNEYSLVFQQLYYGLPIISPNILPLSELQFKMQNNRVNRFLRSTKYLGAEMDSKMVSILPSEYMAAIINRQFSRPEDKWDYFLAYYPEQITAQKVQMRPVWVVVNKQSVSAAYDARNGQEIHQIGGWAYGSR; encoded by the coding sequence ATGCTTGAGAGAATGAAGACCGTTATCTTAACGACGCTTGTGATCACAAGTCTTATGTTATCAGCAATCCTTTCTTACGTATCACCGGAATATTCACCACTGGTTTATACGGAAGAGCCTAGTAAAAATCAAGATTTTAATTATGTATATGTAGATGAAACGCTCATTCCCCGGGAAATAAGAGCCTTTTCTGGACAAGAGAAGAACACAATCTATCCAATGAGTCAAGACTTTAATGAAATCTATCAGTCGATTCAAAAACTGACAGTAACCAACATTGAAACAACTACGGTAGTAGATTTAACAAAACACGGGAAGCGAGTCCAACTCAGTTTCTATAAAGCAGTACCTTACGAGCTCTTAAGCCATTTACTAGACATTGAAGTCAGTGATATACGTAAAATTGAAGGTAACATCGTTCGTGCGACCTTATACATCGATGCGAAAACAGATCAATTAAAATGCTTATTGGAAGGCGATCGTAATTATCTAGCCAGCATTCATGGGAATAAAGGACAGTTGAATGAAGTCATTCAGCAGATTATCAATATCACGAAAGTGGAGATGCTTCCGTTAGTAGAAATAGAACTTCTGTCAATCCAACCGAGGGAATATAGCAATCTGTTGTTTGAGGATTTAACGCAAGTTCGACAAATCCTTGAAAAGGATAAATCAATCATCTATACCGATGGAAATCGTGGACTTCGTGTGAATATTGATTCGAATACTATGGAATATACAGACCCAAGCGCAGAAGATGATTTTCAACAACTAAGTACAAAGGACATGCTTTTAGAATCTGTATACTTCTTAAACGAATATCAGAGCTGGGCGGGAGAGTATATAATAGCGAATATAGATGCGATATCTAAATCCCGAAATGAGTATAGCTTAGTATTTCAACAGTTATATTACGGCCTGCCAATTATTTCTCCTAACATACTTCCGCTTTCTGAATTACAATTTAAGATGCAGAATAATCGAGTCAATCGTTTTCTTCGGTCCACGAAATATCTTGGGGCCGAGATGGATTCAAAAATGGTTAGCATACTACCATCAGAATATATGGCTGCAATTATCAATCGACAGTTCTCAAGGCCAGAAGATAAGTGGGATTATTTCTTAGCTTACTATCCGGAACAAATTACCGCTCAAAAAGTGCAAATGAGGCCGGTATGGGTTGTCGTTAACAAGCAATCTGTAAGTGCGGCATATGATGCTAGGAACGGTCAAGAGATTCATCAGATTGGTGGGTGGGCGTATGGATCTAGGTAA
- the yycI gene encoding two-component system regulatory protein YycI, producing MDLGKAKTILIVAFLFLNGLLAYQLYLKFASDQDYLNILQEEVNEVEELLAKHRININVPIPLDATDMAHLKVLRELYYVEDVMDKIDPIIQLHVTMDVNTFQGIHYTWNRETNNQAEAYDISMGYKEFLDNYVVNGYKYELQKEDIVNGNGEVIFVQYYGRHPIYGTTIIATVENNKIIEWYQQMITNVSFEPQKRPILAAATALRKLVTIIGNSKAVIEKVELGYYSRSIDTETWLLPPVWYIELKDGQRFYINAFTGELEGLQAQANVGEDQ from the coding sequence ATGGATCTAGGTAAGGCGAAGACAATTTTGATAGTAGCGTTTCTGTTCCTTAACGGTTTATTAGCCTATCAACTATATTTGAAGTTTGCTAGTGATCAGGATTACCTTAATATTCTTCAGGAAGAAGTAAATGAGGTAGAAGAACTACTAGCAAAACACAGAATAAATATAAACGTTCCAATACCATTGGATGCAACAGATATGGCCCACCTAAAAGTGCTGAGAGAACTCTATTATGTGGAAGACGTTATGGATAAGATTGACCCGATAATTCAGCTGCATGTAACGATGGATGTCAATACATTCCAAGGCATTCATTATACATGGAACAGGGAAACAAACAACCAGGCGGAAGCATATGATATATCTATGGGGTATAAGGAATTTCTCGATAACTATGTAGTCAATGGGTATAAGTACGAATTGCAAAAAGAAGATATTGTGAATGGAAATGGCGAGGTTATTTTTGTACAATATTATGGTAGGCACCCGATATACGGAACAACCATTATTGCAACTGTAGAAAACAATAAGATTATCGAGTGGTATCAACAGATGATTACGAATGTAAGTTTTGAACCGCAAAAGAGACCAATTCTTGCAGCGGCAACAGCTTTAAGGAAACTTGTTACGATTATCGGAAATAGCAAGGCAGTGATTGAAAAGGTAGAACTAGGGTATTATAGTCGCTCAATCGATACCGAGACATGGCTGTTACCACCCGTTTGGTATATCGAACTAAAGGATGGGCAACGTTTCTATATTAATGCCTTTACAGGGGAGTTGGAGGGTTTACAAGCGCAAGCAAATGTAGGGGAGGACCAGTAA
- a CDS encoding histidine phosphatase family protein → MRLFLVRHGQTVANAERRFQGHKDFPLSNIGEKQAERVAERFKKTRIQQIYSSDLGRAYNTAQTIASYHQLPVVKEKLFREYSWGVFDGLTLKEAAIQFPEIAENNASDWSAVDIPEKEAYLEFLQRAQDALQLLVDRHMGEKVLVVSHGRFLNALMTQILRLVEDHVWAFTFANTSVSVVDFAHGQHPKVRLFNDTSHLIGLPGIEDYFNR, encoded by the coding sequence ATGAGATTATTCTTAGTACGTCATGGGCAGACTGTCGCCAATGCCGAGCGTAGGTTTCAGGGTCATAAGGATTTCCCCCTATCGAATATAGGGGAGAAACAAGCGGAACGAGTGGCCGAAAGATTTAAGAAAACTAGAATTCAGCAGATTTACTCTAGTGATTTGGGAAGGGCATATAACACAGCGCAGACAATTGCATCGTATCATCAATTGCCAGTTGTCAAAGAAAAGCTTTTTCGTGAATATAGTTGGGGTGTATTCGATGGATTAACATTAAAGGAAGCAGCCATTCAATTTCCTGAGATTGCGGAGAACAATGCTTCGGATTGGAGCGCTGTTGATATACCAGAAAAAGAAGCATATTTAGAATTTTTGCAAAGAGCGCAAGATGCATTACAATTACTAGTGGATCGGCATATGGGGGAGAAGGTCTTGGTCGTTAGTCATGGGAGATTTCTGAATGCGCTCATGACACAGATTTTACGTCTAGTGGAAGATCACGTTTGGGCATTTACCTTTGCGAATACTTCCGTTTCTGTGGTAGACTTTGCTCATGGTCAACACCCGAAGGTCCGTTTGTTTAATGACACTTCTCATTTAATAGGATTACCAGGTATCGAAGATTATTTTAATAGATAA
- a CDS encoding MBL fold metallo-hydrolase, translating to MVRYSVLASGSTGNAILIQTDTTSILVDAGLSGKQIEKAMHEIGVSADCLDGIVITHEHQDHVKGAGILSRRYKIPVFCNQKTWDGMEHIVGEIKTGYQEIFCTGDRMEIGNLALESFAISHDAKDPVGYCVFAGNTKISVATDMGYVNAKMKQRIIDSDALIIEANHDVEMLRIGPYPWHLKQRILSDHGHLSNETAAEILTEVITANTQCVHLAHLSAENNMPVLAHMTVKTILEQEQFKVGQEFDLEITYPDKPTKLRSVRRR from the coding sequence ATGGTCCGATATAGTGTGTTAGCTAGTGGAAGCACAGGAAATGCTATTTTGATTCAGACGGATACGACAAGTATTCTAGTTGATGCTGGTCTAAGTGGCAAACAGATAGAGAAAGCAATGCACGAGATTGGAGTATCAGCCGATTGTCTAGATGGGATTGTTATTACCCACGAACACCAGGACCATGTCAAAGGCGCAGGGATTTTATCTAGACGATATAAAATCCCTGTCTTTTGCAATCAAAAAACTTGGGACGGAATGGAACATATTGTAGGGGAAATTAAGACAGGCTATCAAGAAATATTCTGTACTGGAGATCGTATGGAAATCGGGAACCTAGCCCTAGAATCATTTGCAATTTCACATGATGCGAAGGATCCGGTTGGTTATTGTGTGTTTGCTGGTAATACCAAGATATCCGTAGCTACAGATATGGGGTATGTAAATGCGAAAATGAAGCAACGCATTATCGATTCCGATGCTTTGATCATTGAAGCGAACCATGATGTAGAAATGCTTCGAATTGGTCCCTATCCTTGGCATTTAAAGCAAAGGATTCTAAGCGACCACGGTCATTTATCGAACGAAACAGCCGCAGAGATACTCACAGAGGTAATCACAGCCAATACGCAATGCGTACATTTAGCGCATTTAAGCGCTGAGAATAATATGCCTGTGTTAGCGCATATGACCGTAAAAACAATACTAGAGCAAGAGCAGTTTAAAGTGGGACAAGAGTTCGACCTAGAAATTACATACCCAGATAAACCAACGAAGCTTCGTTCTGTACGTAGAAGATAG
- a CDS encoding S1C family serine protease, whose amino-acid sequence MTYDDEFFERKPKNKGFSGFTLIAIALIASLIGGGTVAMFVPTMINNGMINIGAVQNANNDTGLFQIQQRGNNTGDPRQVQLEVTTAIVEAVDRVKPAVVGIINIQNAGRGFFTNHQSYEAGSGSGVVINVRDGKALIVTNHHVIEGATDLAVTLPEGEQVQARLVGTDELTDLAVIEIDATHVTAVATFGNSDALRPGEPAIAIGNPLGLEFAQTVTVGVISATQRALPVQIGGNKVYEVNVIQTDAAINFGNSGGALVNIQGELIGINSAKIARAGVEGIGFSIPINDAEPIINDLIRHGRVIRPYLGIAPRDLTTVPDQMRPNIPVKDGVILADTPVGPAAAAGLQAYDVIVEIDGNAIDNSVTLRQVLYGKRVGDVINVVFYRERERLQTQITLSELPETP is encoded by the coding sequence ATGACTTACGATGATGAGTTTTTTGAGAGAAAGCCTAAGAACAAAGGTTTTAGTGGGTTTACTTTAATTGCAATCGCACTAATCGCTTCTTTAATTGGGGGCGGAACAGTGGCTATGTTTGTACCAACTATGATTAATAATGGGATGATTAACATAGGTGCGGTACAAAATGCTAATAATGACACTGGACTATTTCAGATTCAACAACGAGGGAATAACACAGGGGATCCACGGCAGGTTCAATTAGAAGTGACCACTGCGATAGTAGAGGCAGTCGATCGGGTGAAGCCTGCAGTAGTGGGGATTATTAATATCCAAAATGCGGGGAGAGGGTTCTTTACGAACCACCAATCGTATGAGGCAGGAAGCGGCTCTGGTGTCGTGATTAATGTGAGAGATGGAAAAGCGTTAATCGTTACTAACCATCACGTCATTGAAGGGGCTACGGATTTAGCAGTAACTCTTCCAGAGGGAGAGCAAGTGCAAGCCCGTTTAGTCGGAACGGATGAATTAACGGATTTGGCTGTTATAGAAATTGATGCCACACACGTAACAGCAGTTGCAACCTTTGGTAACTCAGACGCTCTTCGTCCGGGGGAACCAGCAATTGCGATTGGGAATCCTCTAGGCTTAGAATTTGCCCAAACAGTTACCGTTGGAGTTATCAGTGCTACCCAACGAGCGCTCCCAGTTCAGATTGGCGGTAATAAGGTATATGAAGTGAACGTCATTCAAACTGACGCTGCGATTAACTTTGGGAACAGTGGTGGGGCATTAGTGAATATACAAGGGGAATTAATTGGTATTAACAGTGCGAAGATTGCTCGTGCAGGAGTCGAAGGGATAGGATTCTCGATTCCAATCAATGATGCAGAGCCAATTATCAACGATTTAATTCGCCATGGAAGGGTTATAAGACCGTATTTAGGGATTGCACCGAGAGACCTAACGACTGTACCTGACCAAATGCGTCCGAACATTCCAGTCAAAGATGGTGTGATTTTAGCAGATACCCCAGTGGGCCCTGCAGCAGCGGCGGGATTACAGGCATATGACGTAATTGTTGAGATTGATGGAAATGCCATTGATAACAGTGTCACATTACGTCAAGTCCTGTATGGAAAACGTGTAGGCGATGTGATTAATGTTGTGTTCTATCGGGAAAGAGAACGTCTGCAGACGCAAATTACATTATCAGAGCTACCTGAGACACCATAA
- a CDS encoding UDP-N-acetylmuramoyl-tripeptide--D-alanyl-D-alanine ligase: MIFDFDKPTIAVTGSAGKTVVKTLISAVLRERWVVFESHHNNNTTEKTKQHVKQISYFHRAAVVEYGMAYPGVITEHCNILRPNIGVITNIGLAHIGNFEGKLELLAAAKSELLYGVEDNGMIFTNLDDTNSQLLHTNSFKGAKFTIGIDNESADYRAFDVSYTENGMSFKVILNSQEHEFLIPMFGTHNVYNALFAVAVADKLGFLPQEIVRGLRNVRRPKHRLDVIKLKDGITVIDDTIHAHPPAIKAALDVLETLGTNRQKIVILGSMPELGEKINEYHEDVGRYAATKSLDFLYTYGNISAHISLGAIAAGFPQDKVKHKTPLYRKVLHRELTQLIQPGAIILVKGASRLDMYNTVEFLCEYFNKRNSPTQQDVESTFH; this comes from the coding sequence ATGATATTTGACTTCGATAAACCTACGATAGCTGTTACTGGTAGTGCAGGGAAAACCGTTGTAAAAACGCTGATATCTGCTGTGCTTAGGGAACGTTGGGTTGTATTTGAATCGCATCATAATAACAACACCACAGAGAAAACCAAACAACACGTGAAGCAAATCAGTTACTTTCATAGAGCCGCTGTTGTGGAATACGGGATGGCGTATCCTGGCGTAATTACTGAGCATTGTAACATTCTACGGCCAAACATTGGAGTTATCACAAACATTGGTCTTGCTCATATTGGTAACTTTGAAGGAAAGCTTGAGCTGCTTGCAGCAGCAAAGTCAGAGCTCCTATACGGCGTTGAGGATAACGGAATGATCTTTACAAATCTCGATGATACTAACTCACAATTACTGCATACCAATAGCTTTAAGGGTGCAAAGTTCACGATTGGTATCGATAATGAGTCAGCAGATTACCGCGCTTTTGATGTTTCTTACACAGAAAATGGTATGTCTTTCAAAGTTATACTTAACTCACAAGAGCATGAATTCTTAATTCCTATGTTTGGTACGCATAATGTCTATAATGCATTGTTCGCGGTTGCAGTCGCTGACAAGCTTGGCTTTCTCCCTCAAGAGATTGTCCGCGGCCTTAGAAATGTGAGGCGTCCGAAGCATCGCTTAGATGTAATCAAATTAAAAGATGGGATTACCGTCATCGACGATACAATCCATGCTCATCCACCGGCAATAAAAGCCGCCCTTGATGTATTAGAAACTTTAGGAACAAACAGGCAAAAAATCGTCATCCTTGGTAGCATGCCAGAGCTTGGTGAGAAAATCAATGAGTACCACGAAGATGTTGGTCGTTATGCGGCAACAAAGTCCCTCGACTTCTTGTATACCTATGGCAACATTTCTGCCCATATTAGTCTTGGTGCAATAGCCGCTGGATTCCCACAGGATAAAGTTAAGCATAAAACACCTTTATATCGTAAGGTTTTACATCGTGAATTAACGCAGTTGATTCAGCCAGGGGCAATCATCCTTGTAAAAGGAGCTAGTCGCCTAGATATGTATAATACCGTGGAATTCCTTTGTGAATATTTCAATAAACGCAACTCCCCAACACAACAAGATGTCGAATCAACCTTCCACTAA
- a CDS encoding YitT family protein yields the protein MKKILNILLGCFLASVGVILLKHSMIGTGGTAGLSLSASYLLNVPFSLVFFLVNIPFYVFSVLRMGWKFTISSIISVTLLSLMTSVTQWLPAFTLPIWFGAIAGGIIIGLGLSILFKNGSSLGGANILALFLQKRYNINPGKTNFIFDFMVVMSSMYALGITRGLFSILSIAIISKVIGYFKNEYANKDKTVQPKTSTDKFRVTPQIPVTR from the coding sequence ATGAAAAAAATATTGAATATATTGTTAGGATGCTTTCTTGCAAGTGTTGGCGTCATCCTATTAAAACATTCCATGATTGGAACTGGTGGAACGGCAGGCCTATCCTTAAGTGCTTCGTATCTTTTGAATGTACCTTTCTCCCTTGTGTTCTTTCTTGTGAATATACCTTTTTATGTCTTTTCAGTACTTCGTATGGGATGGAAGTTTACCATTTCTAGTATCATATCCGTCACGCTCTTATCGCTTATGACAAGTGTTACACAATGGTTGCCAGCGTTCACGCTACCAATCTGGTTTGGCGCTATTGCTGGTGGCATTATTATCGGCTTGGGTCTATCTATTTTATTCAAAAATGGTTCGTCCCTAGGTGGCGCTAACATTCTCGCGTTGTTTCTCCAAAAGCGCTATAACATTAACCCAGGGAAGACGAATTTCATCTTCGATTTTATGGTTGTCATGTCTAGTATGTATGCGTTAGGGATCACGCGTGGCCTATTCTCAATTCTTTCAATTGCCATCATCTCGAAAGTGATTGGCTACTTTAAAAATGAGTATGCGAACAAGGATAAGACTGTACAACCTAAGACTTCTACTGATAAATTTAGAGTAACTCCACAAATTCCAGTGACAAGATAA
- a CDS encoding Lrp/AsnC family transcriptional regulator, with amino-acid sequence MDVIDRNMLAILQRDARITISELSKELALSRPSVAERLHRLQEKGVIEEFTARVSLPALGKDILLVILVSGLKVSIEDFEQFVKKEEEIIECHRVTGEVSYYLKAAVSNMNSMRLLIDRLIPYGSINTSTVLASPVPYRHLVP; translated from the coding sequence ATGGACGTCATTGACCGTAATATGTTAGCAATTCTTCAAAGAGATGCGCGTATCACGATTAGCGAGCTTTCGAAAGAGTTAGCACTGAGCCGACCGAGTGTAGCAGAGCGGCTACATCGTTTGCAAGAAAAGGGAGTCATCGAAGAGTTCACTGCTAGAGTTTCTTTGCCTGCTTTAGGGAAAGATATTCTTTTGGTTATACTAGTGAGTGGGTTGAAAGTATCGATTGAAGATTTTGAGCAATTCGTGAAGAAGGAAGAGGAAATTATCGAGTGTCATCGTGTAACAGGGGAAGTCAGCTATTATCTGAAAGCGGCAGTGTCCAATATGAACTCCATGAGACTATTGATTGACCGTTTGATTCCTTATGGTAGTATTAATACATCTACTGTACTAGCCTCACCAGTTCCGTATCGGCATCTTGTTCCGTGA
- a CDS encoding DUF3785 family protein gives MEQYTFSYDGKELVLHEGNCIEFYNDEEQPVEGLSLPQILQLLKEYPDVTFDLEYYNGACPSCLAGKEEKAKVFKFLAYNFSVYTLERQYVISSISKDKDATFSQMLKHGKVDNSYSVSVVVCPSCGDYSIEILECEV, from the coding sequence ATGGAACAATATACATTTTCGTATGATGGCAAAGAGTTAGTTTTACATGAGGGGAATTGTATCGAATTTTATAACGATGAGGAACAACCTGTTGAGGGGTTGTCGCTTCCGCAAATCCTTCAACTCCTTAAGGAGTATCCAGACGTTACCTTTGACTTAGAATATTATAATGGTGCATGTCCCAGTTGTTTGGCTGGAAAAGAGGAGAAAGCAAAGGTATTCAAATTTCTAGCATATAACTTCTCCGTGTATACACTAGAGAGACAATATGTAATAAGCTCCATTTCGAAAGATAAAGACGCAACCTTTAGCCAAATGTTAAAGCATGGCAAGGTTGATAACAGCTATAGTGTGAGTGTTGTTGTTTGCCCTAGTTGTGGGGACTATTCTATTGAAATTCTAGAATGCGAAGTGTAA
- a CDS encoding response regulator transcription factor, with amino-acid sequence MSNHYVLVVDDDKDIRDGIEIYLKNEGITVVKAKDGIEAIEMLEEHDIHLILLDIMMPRLDGIATTFKIRETRNIPIIILSAKSEDTDKVLGLQVGADDYITKPFNPIELIARVKSQLRRYVTLGTYEGIKKVIDLNGLTLDKETKEVTAHGEVVRLTPIEYKIVELLMSHAGRVFSISEIYERVWQEPCYNAENIVAVHIRKIREKIEIDAKNPRFLKVVWGIGYKMEK; translated from the coding sequence ATGAGCAATCATTATGTACTTGTTGTTGATGATGATAAAGATATAAGAGACGGAATCGAAATCTATCTGAAAAACGAAGGCATTACGGTCGTAAAGGCGAAAGATGGAATAGAAGCAATAGAGATGCTAGAAGAGCATGACATTCACCTTATTCTTCTCGATATCATGATGCCTCGTTTGGATGGTATTGCGACGACCTTTAAGATTCGTGAAACTCGAAATATACCAATTATTATTCTGAGTGCAAAGAGTGAAGATACGGATAAGGTATTAGGGCTACAAGTCGGTGCCGACGACTATATCACGAAACCCTTTAATCCGATTGAACTAATTGCTAGGGTAAAGTCCCAGTTGCGACGCTATGTTACCTTAGGAACATATGAAGGTATCAAGAAAGTCATTGATTTAAATGGTCTAACGTTAGACAAAGAGACGAAGGAAGTTACTGCTCATGGCGAAGTAGTGCGCCTTACGCCGATAGAATACAAGATAGTAGAACTCTTAATGTCACATGCAGGGCGCGTCTTCTCTATTAGCGAAATTTATGAACGCGTATGGCAAGAGCCTTGCTACAATGCTGAGAATATCGTAGCAGTGCACATTCGTAAAATCCGTGAAAAGATAGAAATCGATGCGAAAAATCCAAGATTTTTAAAGGTGGTATGGGGAATTGGATATAAAATGGAAAAATAG